A genomic region of Planctomycetota bacterium contains the following coding sequences:
- the fliN gene encoding flagellar motor switch protein FliN, producing MSEETPPTTEPTPDPTAEAVDTPAPDAAAPEDDAGAAPIDSSDMDALMEEMAEDAPASEEAPAAETAPATEAAAEEPVASEAGEVQATDDDSAAMLNDEAIAALLQEASFEDSGSPSATAIAAGAEALNLPDFSQVVAGADAGSIDLLRDVDLNVKIELGRSRMSVEDVLKLIEGSVVELDKLAGDPVDVFINERLVARGEVLVLNDNFCVRVNEIVQAASTEAA from the coding sequence GTGAGCGAAGAAACCCCACCGACAACCGAGCCGACGCCGGACCCGACAGCCGAAGCGGTCGACACACCGGCCCCGGACGCCGCTGCGCCCGAGGATGATGCTGGTGCCGCGCCGATCGACTCGTCGGACATGGACGCGCTGATGGAAGAGATGGCCGAGGATGCCCCCGCGTCCGAAGAAGCCCCCGCAGCCGAGACGGCCCCCGCAACTGAAGCCGCCGCAGAAGAGCCCGTTGCGTCGGAGGCCGGCGAAGTTCAGGCCACCGATGACGATTCGGCCGCGATGCTCAACGACGAAGCCATCGCCGCATTGCTCCAGGAAGCCAGTTTCGAGGACAGCGGAAGCCCGTCGGCCACCGCCATCGCGGCCGGTGCCGAAGCGCTGAATCTTCCCGACTTCTCACAGGTCGTCGCAGGCGCGGACGCCGGCAGTATCGACCTGCTGCGTGACGTGGATTTGAACGTGAAAATCGAACTCGGCCGAAGCCGGATGAGCGTCGAGGACGTGCTCAAGCTCATCGAGGGCAGCGTCGTCGAACTGGACAAGCTCGCCGGCGACCCGGTGGATGTCTTCATCAACGAACGCCTCGTCGCCCGCGGTGAAGTCTTGGTGCTCAACGACAATTTTTGTGTTCGCGTGAACGAGATCGTGCAGGCGGCTTCGACCGAAGCGGCTTGA